In Halomonas denitrificans, the genomic stretch GGCGGATCCGACGGGTTGACGTGCGCCGGACGCGGCGCGATCGCGGTTCTTCATCGAGATTCGACTCCCTTTGTGATGCGGTTCCGGGCGGAAGTTCGCTTTTGCCGCCCCCCTCATGATTCCGACCCATTCACCGCTTCGGCACTTCGAATCCAGGCTCCCGGCGTGCATTGACGGCATCGATCGATTCGGTAGGCGCAGTCTATTCCGATCCACGATCCGGACGCAAGAACGCGTGACGGGCGTCACGCTTCCGCTCGTCTCGATGGCCGCGGTGAGGCGTCGCCGGTGTGGATGGCCGTGTGACACGGAGTCCGTTACAGTAGCCACGGTACACAATCGAGCAAGGGGCAGAACCGTGAACCCGATCCTGAAAGCTTCCGCCGCCGGCGGACTTGCACTGTTCGGCGCGGCCGGTCCGGCCGTCGGCCAGAACGACGGCGGCTGGCAGGCCGACCTCGACTTCGAAGTCAAGGCGCACTACCGCGACAGCGACGACAACCGCTTCCCGGTCAATTTCCCCTTCACGCCGACGATGTTGCCCCCGGGCGAAACGGAGGGATCGTTGCGCACGGTGGAGCCGGGCGGACACTTCGAGGTCTCGGTACTGAGCCTGATCACCGATCTTCGCTACGGGGATTCCTTCGTCGGCCGCGCCAAGGTCGATTTCTTCGATCGCTACGACCGCAATCCGACGTCCGGCGACCGCCGGGTGGATATCGACGAACTCTGGCTGCAGTGGGGGTCGGACGCGCCTCCGGCCGTGGTGCCCGCCGAACCGTCGGGCTTCGTCCGCGTCGGCAAGTTCGCGAAGTTCGAGCGCCAGGACGACCGCCACCTCGAGAGTTACGGCCTGGTCTCGACCGCCTTCAATCGCTTCGAGGACATCGGCATCGCCGGCGGCCTGGACATCGGGCGAAACCTCTACCTTAAGGCCTCGATCACGCAGGGCAATCCGCTGTTCTTCCGCGATCCCAACGCGCTGGCCGGCGACAACGGCACCGACGCGTTCCTGGTGCCGAATCCCGAACCGAACCTGAACAGCGGCATCCCGATCTTCTACGACGCCGAGATCGAGGGGCTGGATACGGGCACGGGCCCGGAGTACGGCCTGGCCGCGGGCTACCGCTGGGCCGACGAGACCGGCCAACGCGCCTTCGACGTGATGGCCTTTGCCTACCAGCGCGAGCTGGAGGACTCGGTTTCCCTCGAAGGCACCTTCTACGGCGCGGACCTCGACTTCCTGCGCGGTCCGGGCAACGCCTTTCCGTATCCCGGCCTGGCCGGCGACGACAAGAACGAATGGGGCATCAACGCTCGTGCCTACATCGGCGACATCTCCATGTTCGGCCAGTTCGTCGACCAGGAAGCCGCGTCGCTGGGACGCCGCGGCCTCGAGCTCGAAGCCGCGTGGCGTATCGAGCTGCCGCTGGTCTGGGCCTGGGACGGGCGCCAGCTGTTCTCGCATGTCCAGCCGGCGATCCGCTACTCGCGCCTGGACAACGATTTCGCCAATCCCGAGATCACGCCTTTTCCCAGCGGCAACTGGGACTGGCGCAAGTGGGACATCGGCGTTCGCCTGCAGGTCCTGCCGGGGCTGGACCTGACCGCCGAATACGCCGACAACGAATTCGAGACCGCGTCCGGGGACGGCAGCAACGACGAGTTTCTCGTGACCCTGCGGTGGCGCATATGAGCGCCCGGACAGCGGATCGTCCGACGCGGCGTTCCCGGCCGCGTACGCCCCGACCGACCGCGACCTGTGCGCTTCTCGTCGGGGTGATCGCCATCTCCGGGTGTGCGATGCGCGAACCCGTTCCGGAGCCGGCGCCCGAGCCGGCACCGGCGACAGCGCCGACCGCCGCGCCGCCCGTTCCTTCGACGCCGACGGAATCTTCGCCACAGCCGACCCCCGAGCCCGAACCGACCCCCGAGCCCCAACCGACCCCCGAGCCGGAGCCGACCCCCGAGCCCGAACCCGCCGCGCAGCCCGAACGTACACCGGCGCCCGAGCGCGACCCGGCTCCCGAGCCGGCACCGACAGCCGACCCGACGGACGATGCGACGAGCGCCCCGGAAACCGACGCGACTGCGCCGATTACGACGCCGCCGGTCGAGCCACCGACCGCGGCCGACGCACGTCGCGCCCTCCAGGGCCGCATCGCGCTGTCCGATGGCGATGCCGTGGTTTCGGAGACCGTCGTTTACTTCGTACCCGACCGGATGCCCGCCGATGCGCCGTCCACGCCGGACTCGAGCTTCGAGATCGCGACCGAAGACAAGCAGTTCCGGCCGCTGGTGCTCGCCGTGCCGAGAGGCAGCGAATTGCGCTTCCCCAACCGCGACCCGATCCTGCACAACGTGTTCTCCGTGTCGCCGGGCAACGCCTTCGACCTCGGCGTCTACGGACCCGGCTCCGAGCCGGCCACAACGATGGACGCCACCGGCGCGGTGAACGTGTACTGCAACGTGCACCACGACATGCATGCCCACGTCCTGGTGCTGGACTCCCCGTGGTTCGTCCGCGCGTCCGACGACGGCCGCTTCGAGCTGACCGACCTTCCCCCGGGACCCGGCGTGCTGCACGTCTGGCACCGCCAGGCAGAAGCGTGGTCGATGGCCATCGAGGACGGTCCGATCGACCCGGTCGCGATCGAGCTCCGAATCGTCCGGCCGCAGATACCGGCCCACCTCGACAAGAGCGGCCAGTCCTACCAGCGGAGGGATCGTGACCCCTACCGCTGATTCCGCGCGAGGACTCTCGCTGGGCGCACGGCTGTTCCTCGCCTTCGGCCTGGTGCTGGCCCTGGCCGTCGGCGGCGCGATGCTGGTCAACGTGTGGCTGGTCCGCGACATCGCCACCGACGAAGTGCGCAGCTCGCTGGCCAGCAGCCAGTCGGTACAGCGCTACTTCCGCGAGCTTCGCGCCCGGCAGCTCGAACTGATCGCCGAACTGATCGCGTCGGACCCCTACTTCGGCAGCTACGTCGGCGAGGCGATCTCGTCGCCCGACGCCGAGCTGGCGGCACGCTCCGTCGGCGACCTGCTGCAGCAGTCGCGCAACGAGTTCGATCTCGACGTCGCGATGGTGCTCGACGTCGAGGGCGGCATTCTCGCCCGGACCGATCGCGCTGCCGTGGCCGGCCAGAACGTCGCCGACAACCCGCTGGTCGAACGTGCCCGCCGTTCCCTGGCTCCCGCCATCGGGCTGTGGTCCGGCGACCAGGCGCTGTACCAGGCCACCGTGCTGCCGATCGCCCGCGCCCGGACCGTGGTCGGGTTCCTCGTCGCCGGGATCGCGATCGACGACGAGCTGGCCAACGACGTCAAGCGGATCAGCGGCGCCGACGTGGCCTACCTCGTCGACGGCAATCCGCCCCGCGTCCTGGCCACGACCCTCGACGTGGCATCGACCGATCGCCTGGTCGCCGAACTGTCCCGGGCCGAGGCCGGTTCCGAAGACGGCCTGGAGATCGAGATCGGCGGCGACCGCTGGATCCTGCAGCGTGCGCCGCTGCGCGACGACGAGGGCGAGGACTACGGCTCGGCAGTCGCGCTGACCTCGCTCGACCAGGAGCTGGCCGCGTACCAGGAAATCCCGCTGCTCGTGCTGATCACCGGCCTGGTCGCCATCGCCCTTGCCCTGCTCCTGTCCTACCTGATCGCGCAGCGAATCCTGCGACCCGTCCGACGCCTGACCGCAGCGGCCGAAGCCGCGGCCGACGGCGACTACCGCCGCGACGTCGACACGGGCAGCCGTGACGAAATCGGCCGCTTGTCGCGTGCCTTTTCCAGCCTGCTGAGCACCCTGCGCGAGAAGCAGGACATGGAGGATTACATGGTCGACATGGTGCGGCACGCGCCGCACCGCGATATCGATTCGACCCGCAGTTCGCGCGTCGACACGGACGCTCCGACGGTCGACTTCGAGAACATCGACAACGACACGCCGATCCAGGACACGCAGCCGAACACGCCCGCCGCATTCAACCGGGCCGGCGTCGAACGCAAGCTCGGCCGACGCTACCGACTGCTCTCGGAGATCGGCAGCGGGGCGATGGGCGTGGTCTACCGGGCGGAAGACCGCGATCTCGACGAAGTGGTCGCGATCAAGATGCTCAAGTCGGGTTCGGTGACCGACGAGCGCCTGGAGCAGCTCAAGGGCGAGCTGAAGCTGGCCCGACGGATCACCCACCCCAACGTGCTGCGGACCTATGACTTCGGCATGGCCGAGGATGCGCCGTTCATCTCCATGGAATACGTCGACGGCCTGACCCTGCGCGAACTGCTTTCACGCCGGGGCCGCTTGCCCTACGGCGCCGCGCTACGGATCGCTCGCCAGCTCTGCGCGGGCCTGGAGGCGGTGCACGAGGTCGGCGTCCTGCATCGCGACATCAAGCCGGGCAACATCATCCTCGAGCCGCGCGGCAACGCCAAGCTCATGGACTTCGGCATCGCCCAGCAGAACCGGGCTGCCATCGATCCGCAGGACTACGACCTGGTGACGGGCACGCCCGAGTATCTTTCGCCCGAGCAGCTGACCGGGAAGCCGCCGAGCGTGCGGTCCGACATCTACGCGCTGGGCGTGGTGTTCGAGGAGCTGTTCACCGGCGGCATGCCGTTCAAGGGCACCAACTCGATGCAGGCCGCGGCCGCCCGTCTGGACATGGACCCGATCCCGCCGTCGCACCACTGGCCCTCGATCCCTCCGGAGCTGGACGCCATCATCCTGCGCTGCCTGGCGCGAGACCCCGACGAGCGCTACCCGGATGCGGAGAGCCTGTACAAGGACCTGGCCACGCTTCGAAGCTAGAACAGCGCCAGCACCATCAGGCCGACCGATGCACCGAACCCGACCACCCACGCGATGCTGCGCAGCGCGTGGAGATCGGCGAGATAGCAGGCCGTGTAGACCACGCGGGCGATGACGAAGGCCAGCGCCAGGCCGGTCAACCACGAACCCGTCGCCCCGGACAGCAGGGCCAGGAGCACGCCGGCGGCGAACACCGGGAAGGCCTCGATCATGTTCTGGTGCGAGGCCAGTGCGCGGGCACCGAAGCCCGTCAGGCGCGCCTGCTGCTGGCGCGGGTTGCGATTGTCGTAGCCGCGTCCCTCCTTCGACATCGCCCATGCGAGCGGAACCTTGGTCAGAACGATCATCAGCGCGGCGGCGATCAGGCAGTACACGGCAACGGTCATCGGAGAATTCCTTCGGCTCGACGTAGCGCAGGACTCTAGCACCTGCCTTCACCCCTCGCTCGAACGACCGCGTTACGCTCCCCCGACGAAATCGCGGGCCTGGTATTTGACGATTCCACCATCACGATCCGAACGGGACGGCGACATCGAGGGCCTGCTGCACCGGATTGCCGCGCGCGACCGCGGGGCGTTCGAGGCCCTTTACGGCGCTACCGCCGGTCGTATACTCGCCATCGTCCTCCGGCTCGTGCGCGATCGCGCCAGCGCCGAAGACGTACTTCAGAACGTGTTCGTCAAGGTCTGGAATCGATCGGATCGTTTCGACGCCCGGCGCGGCGACGGCATGGCGTGGCTGGCGACGATGGCGCGAAACGAGGGTATCGACTGGTTGCGCAAGCATCGTCGCGACGCACCCTCGGCGCACGACCCCGACGAGTTGACCGCCGGGGCACCGAGCCCGCTGGCCGCCGCCGACCGCGCGGCCAGCCGCAGCGCCTTGACCGAGTGCCTGACCGCGCTTCCCGAGGTCCAGCGCTCGTGCATCCGCCTTGCCTTTCTCGAAGGCCTGACCCACGGCGACCTGGCAGCTCGACTGGCCGCGCCGCTGGGAACGGTAAAGGCACGCATCCGCCGCGGCATGGCACGACTGAAGCGTTGCCTGGAGGGCACCGTGGACGGCAATGGAGGCGCCGATGAAGCTTGACGCCGAAACCCGAAGCCGGATCGCCGCCGAATACGCCCTCGGCACCTTGCGCGGCGGCGCACGCCGGCGCTTCGAGGCGATGATGCGCGACGACGCGGACCTGTGCGCCGAAGCCCGGGCGTGGCACGAGCGCCTGCTCGCGTTGTACGCCGAGCTCCCCGACGAGGTGCCGTCCGCGGCGTCGTGGACACGAATCCTGGCCCGCACCGGCCTGCTCGACAACGCACCGACCGGGCCCCGAGTCGGG encodes the following:
- a CDS encoding protein kinase; protein product: MTPTADSARGLSLGARLFLAFGLVLALAVGGAMLVNVWLVRDIATDEVRSSLASSQSVQRYFRELRARQLELIAELIASDPYFGSYVGEAISSPDAELAARSVGDLLQQSRNEFDLDVAMVLDVEGGILARTDRAAVAGQNVADNPLVERARRSLAPAIGLWSGDQALYQATVLPIARARTVVGFLVAGIAIDDELANDVKRISGADVAYLVDGNPPRVLATTLDVASTDRLVAELSRAEAGSEDGLEIEIGGDRWILQRAPLRDDEGEDYGSAVALTSLDQELAAYQEIPLLVLITGLVAIALALLLSYLIAQRILRPVRRLTAAAEAAADGDYRRDVDTGSRDEIGRLSRAFSSLLSTLREKQDMEDYMVDMVRHAPHRDIDSTRSSRVDTDAPTVDFENIDNDTPIQDTQPNTPAAFNRAGVERKLGRRYRLLSEIGSGAMGVVYRAEDRDLDEVVAIKMLKSGSVTDERLEQLKGELKLARRITHPNVLRTYDFGMAEDAPFISMEYVDGLTLRELLSRRGRLPYGAALRIARQLCAGLEAVHEVGVLHRDIKPGNIILEPRGNAKLMDFGIAQQNRAAIDPQDYDLVTGTPEYLSPEQLTGKPPSVRSDIYALGVVFEELFTGGMPFKGTNSMQAAAARLDMDPIPPSHHWPSIPPELDAIILRCLARDPDERYPDAESLYKDLATLRS
- a CDS encoding MAPEG family protein codes for the protein MTVAVYCLIAAALMIVLTKVPLAWAMSKEGRGYDNRNPRQQQARLTGFGARALASHQNMIEAFPVFAAGVLLALLSGATGSWLTGLALAFVIARVVYTACYLADLHALRSIAWVVGFGASVGLMVLALF
- a CDS encoding sigma-70 family RNA polymerase sigma factor → MTIPPSRSERDGDIEGLLHRIAARDRGAFEALYGATAGRILAIVLRLVRDRASAEDVLQNVFVKVWNRSDRFDARRGDGMAWLATMARNEGIDWLRKHRRDAPSAHDPDELTAGAPSPLAAADRAASRSALTECLTALPEVQRSCIRLAFLEGLTHGDLAARLAAPLGTVKARIRRGMARLKRCLEGTVDGNGGADEA